A single Klebsiella variicola DNA region contains:
- the aroK gene encoding shikimate kinase AroK: protein MAEKRNIFLVGPMGAGKSTIGRQLAQQLNMEFYDSDQEIEKRTGADVGWVFDVEGEEGFRDREEKIINELTEKQGIVLATGGGSVKSRETRNRLSARGVVVYLETTIEKQLARTQRDKKRPLLQVDAPPREVLEALADERNPLYEEIADVTIRTDDQSAKVVANQIIHMLESN, encoded by the coding sequence ATGGCAGAGAAACGCAATATCTTTCTGGTTGGGCCTATGGGTGCCGGCAAAAGCACTATTGGGCGCCAGTTAGCCCAACAGCTCAACATGGAATTTTACGATTCCGATCAAGAAATTGAGAAACGCACTGGCGCTGATGTGGGCTGGGTCTTCGATGTTGAAGGCGAAGAAGGCTTCCGCGACCGTGAAGAAAAAATTATCAATGAGTTGACGGAAAAACAGGGGATTGTGCTGGCGACTGGCGGCGGCTCTGTAAAATCCCGTGAAACGCGTAACCGTCTCTCCGCCCGCGGCGTGGTGGTCTACCTGGAAACGACAATCGAGAAGCAGTTGGCCCGTACGCAGCGCGATAAAAAGCGTCCTTTGCTACAAGTCGATGCGCCGCCTCGTGAAGTGCTGGAAGCGCTGGCTGACGAGCGTAACCCGCTGTATGAAGAGATCGCCGATGTGACTATCCGCACAGACGATCAGAGTGCGAAAGTCGTCGCGAACCAGATTATTCATATGCTGGAAAGCAATTGA